In Anaerolineales bacterium, one DNA window encodes the following:
- the sufB gene encoding Fe-S cluster assembly protein SufB, whose product MTEETKTDETILEEIGDYKYGFHDRDDNYVFKSERGLSREVVENISRMKGEPEWMLEFRLKAFEHYMARPMPNWGPTLDEIDFDNIFYYVKPTEKSEKNWDDVPDDIKNTFDKLGIPEAEQKFLAGVGAQYESEMVYHSILEHLEKQGVIFLSIEDGLKQYPDLFKEYFGTVIPIEDNKFAALNSAVWSGGSFVYIPKGVTVDLPLQAYFRLNTANVGQFERTLIIVDEGASVHYVEGCTAPQYTTNSFHSGVIEIIVKKGARSRYSTIQNWSTNVFNLVTQRAKVFANASHEWVDANLGSKLTMKYPSCYLMESGAHGEMLSMAFAGPGQTQDAGSKMMHFAPNTTSKIVSKSISKGGGRASYRGMVKVYKGSKGVKSNVVCDALLLDPKSRSDTYPTIEIDEDDVTIGHEASVSKVGEEQLFYLMSRGLSEEEATTMVVSGFIEPLVKELPMEYAVEMNRLIQLQMEGSIG is encoded by the coding sequence ATGACTGAAGAAACTAAGACCGACGAAACCATTCTCGAAGAAATTGGGGATTACAAATACGGTTTTCATGACCGCGACGATAACTACGTGTTCAAATCCGAGCGCGGGCTCAGCCGCGAGGTCGTTGAAAATATCTCCCGCATGAAGGGTGAGCCAGAGTGGATGCTTGAGTTCCGTCTCAAGGCGTTTGAGCATTACATGGCGCGTCCCATGCCAAATTGGGGACCCACACTCGATGAGATCGACTTCGACAATATTTTTTATTATGTCAAGCCGACCGAGAAAAGTGAAAAGAATTGGGATGATGTTCCCGATGACATCAAGAATACCTTCGATAAATTGGGCATCCCGGAAGCCGAGCAAAAGTTTTTGGCGGGTGTGGGTGCGCAATATGAATCTGAAATGGTCTATCACTCCATATTGGAACATCTTGAAAAACAGGGTGTCATCTTCCTTTCCATTGAAGACGGCCTTAAGCAATACCCCGACCTGTTCAAGGAATATTTCGGCACGGTCATTCCGATCGAAGACAACAAATTTGCTGCGCTCAATTCCGCGGTCTGGTCCGGTGGTTCCTTCGTGTACATCCCTAAAGGAGTTACAGTGGACCTGCCTCTTCAGGCTTATTTCCGCCTGAACACCGCGAATGTCGGCCAGTTCGAGCGCACCCTCATCATCGTGGATGAAGGCGCTTCGGTGCATTATGTCGAGGGCTGTACTGCCCCGCAATACACCACCAATTCCTTTCACAGCGGCGTGATCGAGATCATCGTCAAGAAGGGCGCGCGCTCCCGTTATTCCACCATTCAGAACTGGTCGACCAATGTCTTCAACCTCGTCACCCAGCGCGCCAAGGTCTTCGCGAATGCCTCCCACGAATGGGTGGACGCGAACCTCGGCTCGAAGCTCACCATGAAATACCCGTCCTGCTACCTGATGGAATCGGGTGCCCACGGGGAAATGCTTTCCATGGCATTTGCAGGACCCGGTCAAACCCAGGACGCCGGTTCAAAGATGATGCATTTTGCACCCAACACCACCAGCAAGATCGTTTCCAAGTCCATCAGCAAGGGCGGCGGCCGCGCATCCTATCGCGGCATGGTCAAGGTTTACAAGGGTTCCAAAGGCGTCAAATCCAATGTGGTGTGCGACGCGCTCCTGCTCGACCCCAAATCCCGCTCCGATACATACCCCACCATCGAGATCGACGAGGACGATGTCACCATCGGTCACGAAGCCTCCGTCAGCAAAGTGGGCGAAGAACAGCTCTTTTACCTCATGTCACGCGGCCTCAGCGAAGAGGAAGCCACCACCATGGTCGTCTCCGGCTTCATCGAGCCGCTGGTCAAGGAACTGCCGATGGAATACGCAGTGGAAATGAACCGCTTGATCCAACTTCAGATGGAAGGATCGATTGGCTGA
- the sufD gene encoding Fe-S cluster assembly protein SufD, translated as MQEKPKVSVSRTRRGAAAREFTFTQADIPASRDGLASFRAFAWETFQKLSLPVATDEAWRRTDLRLLPADDFKLPKDGAFEDLPVVPEELLKPLTGEQHGGQITLLPGGSKIQLDKALAKKGVVFTDFRTAEKDHAHLLAKLIGQIVKPHDGKFAALASALSENGVLLYVPKNVQVDYPLHSVLWGPGSDLAHFSHLIVYVEDGASVTYVHEAASPNETGHAMHAGVVEIYVGRDANLRFVELQSWGRHVWNFSHERARVERGGNLDWIFGAVGSRLTKNFSDLDLAGEGAQGRMSGFYFTDGTQHLDHDTQQNHLAPHCTSDLLFKGALKGRSRSVWQGMIYVAPGAQKTDGYQANRNLVLDDQARADSIPGLEILADDVRCTHGATVGKLEMEPLFYLKSRGIPQREAEQLVVEGFFDPIMQRIPFEGVRERFQQAIQDKLSA; from the coding sequence ATGCAGGAAAAACCAAAAGTATCGGTAAGCCGAACCCGACGCGGAGCTGCCGCAAGGGAATTTACTTTCACACAGGCGGATATTCCAGCATCAAGGGATGGTCTCGCCTCTTTCCGCGCTTTCGCCTGGGAGACATTCCAGAAACTTTCCCTCCCCGTGGCCACGGACGAAGCCTGGCGCCGCACAGACTTGCGCTTGCTGCCCGCCGATGATTTTAAACTTCCAAAAGATGGTGCCTTTGAAGATTTACCCGTCGTTCCCGAGGAATTGCTCAAGCCATTGACTGGCGAACAACATGGCGGACAGATCACTTTGCTGCCGGGCGGCTCCAAGATCCAATTGGATAAAGCCCTTGCCAAGAAGGGTGTTGTCTTCACTGATTTCCGTACCGCGGAAAAGGATCATGCCCACCTTCTTGCGAAATTGATCGGTCAGATCGTTAAGCCGCATGACGGCAAGTTCGCCGCTTTGGCTTCAGCGTTATCCGAAAATGGCGTGTTGCTCTACGTTCCGAAAAATGTGCAGGTGGATTATCCCCTTCACTCCGTCCTCTGGGGACCCGGCTCGGATCTCGCACATTTCTCCCACCTCATCGTTTATGTGGAAGACGGCGCTTCGGTGACCTACGTTCATGAAGCCGCATCTCCAAATGAAACAGGTCATGCGATGCACGCCGGTGTTGTGGAAATTTACGTCGGCAGGGATGCGAACCTGCGTTTTGTGGAACTGCAATCCTGGGGACGCCACGTCTGGAACTTCTCGCACGAGCGCGCCCGCGTGGAGCGCGGCGGCAACCTGGACTGGATTTTCGGTGCTGTTGGTTCCCGCCTTACCAAAAATTTCTCCGACCTTGATCTGGCTGGCGAAGGTGCGCAAGGACGTATGTCTGGCTTTTACTTTACCGATGGGACCCAGCACCTCGACCACGATACCCAGCAAAATCACCTTGCTCCGCACTGCACCAGCGACTTATTGTTCAAGGGAGCGCTGAAGGGCAGGAGCCGTTCCGTGTGGCAGGGTATGATCTATGTTGCCCCCGGCGCGCAGAAGACCGATGGCTATCAGGCCAACCGCAACCTCGTCCTCGACGATCAGGCGCGTGCAGACTCGATCCCGGGCCTGGAGATTCTCGCAGACGATGTCCGCTGTACACACGGCGCGACGGTCGGAAAACTGGAGATGGAACCGCTCTTCTATTTGAAGTCGCGCGGCATCCCGCAGCGTGAAGCGGAACAATTGGTTGTGGAAGGTTTCTTCGACCCGATCATGCAGCGCATTCCATTCGAAGGTGTGCGCGAGAGGTTCCAGCAGGCAATTCAGGATAAATTGTCGGCGTAG